ATGCCATCCTTGTAGAAGGCGCTGGATGCCGGGTCAAGGCAGATGCCGACCTGTTCTCCGGGGACATATCCGGCCCGCTCAATTGCCTCCACGATGAGGTCAAGTGGTTCGGTGTTCGAGGAGACAACCGGTGCGAATCCGCCCTCGTCACCGACAGCGGTGGAGAATCCCTTCTCTTTCAAAAGAGCCTTGAGGGCCTGATAGATCTCAGCTCCCCAGCGGACCGCTTCTGCGAAGGTGGGTGCGCCGTACGGCGCAATCATGTATTCCTGGAAGTCCGGGCCCTGCCAGTTGGCATGGACACCGCCGTTGAGGATGTTCATGGCGGGCACCGGGAGGACTGCCTCGTTTGCGTCTCCAAGGTATTCCCAGAGGGGAAGCCCTTCAGCTGCGGCAGCGGCCCGGGCGACGGCCATCGAGACGGCGAGGGTTGCGTTGGCGCCGAGGTTCTGCTTGTTTGGAGTCCCGTCAAGCTGGCAGAGGGCATCGTCCACTCCCTGCTGGTCTCGGGCGTCGAATCCCTGCAGGCGGTCTGCGATGCTGGTGTTAATCAGATTGACGGGTTTTTGCACCCCCTTCCCGCCGTATCTGCCGGCATCTCCGTCCCGGAGTTCGACGGCCTCATGGACTCCGGTGGATGCACCGGATGGCGAAGCGGCCCGTGCGATTATGCCGCAGGCGAGGGTGACTTCTGCTTCTACGGTCGGGTTGCCGCGTGAGTCAAGGATCTCGCGGGCGTGGACTGTGGTGATGGTTGTATCGGTTGTCATAAGTACCTCATAGTATAGCATTCATCTGAGATAGTAGGATCTGGATGCTGACGGCGGGGTGGGTGTTCTCGATATCTGATACACCCCCGTTCGGTGTTAT
Above is a window of Methanogenium organophilum DNA encoding:
- the eno gene encoding phosphopyruvate hydratase → MTTDTTITTVHAREILDSRGNPTVEAEVTLACGIIARAASPSGASTGVHEAVELRDGDAGRYGGKGVQKPVNLINTSIADRLQGFDARDQQGVDDALCQLDGTPNKQNLGANATLAVSMAVARAAAAAEGLPLWEYLGDANEAVLPVPAMNILNGGVHANWQGPDFQEYMIAPYGAPTFAEAVRWGAEIYQALKALLKEKGFSTAVGDEGGFAPVVSSNTEPLDLIVEAIERAGYVPGEQVGICLDPASSAFYKDGMYELKTENITLDSAGMVKRYEELVSAYPIVSIEDGLEEDDWEGWSLLRQAIGDRVELIGDDLFVTTVARIERGIKENVANAVLIKPNQIGTVTETIAAVRLAQANGWGAMVSHRSGETVDSFIADFTVALKTGHLKTGAPARGERVEKYNQLIRIEESAGERARYAGRAGFVR